A portion of the Physeter macrocephalus isolate SW-GA chromosome 15, ASM283717v5, whole genome shotgun sequence genome contains these proteins:
- the ZNF572 gene encoding zinc finger protein 572 has product MEQEQKLLVSDSNGFTERESLKSTFTGDESKNNLETVQHSSKADKERASKWSKSDGPQNCKHEDTQKMPLTWSQERETECDDSCENDDKLENQGNSTGKEEKPNLWGWDPGQHTRAAIRQTSSFGDKPFKCSECWKSFNNSSHLRTHQRTHSGEKPYKCSECRKCFSNSSHLIQHLRTHTGEKPYQCGECGKSFSNTSHLIIHERTHTGEKPYKCPECGKSFSSSSHLIQHHRSHTGEKPYECPVCGKCFSHSYVLVEHQRTHTGEKPYKCPDCGKSFSQSSSLIRHQRTHTGEKPYKCPECGKSFGCNSTLIKHQRIHTGEKPYQCTECGKNFSRSSNLITHRKMHTGEKSYETSEYEASLSQNCSVIDECRIQPGEKPYKCCECGKSFGLSSHLIRHQRTHTGEKPYRCSECWKTFSQSSTLVIHQRTHTGEKPYKCPDCGECFSQSFNLIRHRRTHIGEKPYKCTDCEKCFSRSAYLIQHRKIHIEKSSASPEVEDFPHEWTWKNCSGEMALISSFSVPNSSPS; this is encoded by the exons ATGGAACAAGAGCAAAAACTGTTGGTCTCAGATTCTAATGGCTTCACAGAGAGGGAGAGTTTGAAAAGCACTTTTACAG GAGATGAAAGTAAGAATAATTTGGAAACTGTTCAACACAGCTCTAAGGCAGATAAAGAGAGAGCCTCAAAATGGTCTAAAAGTGATGGCCCACAAAATTGTAAGCATGAGGACAcacaaaaaatgccattgacaTGGTCCCAGGAACGTGAAACTGAGTGTGATGATTCTTGTGAGAATGATGACAAGTTGGAGAATCAGGGAAATTctacaggaaaagaggaaaaacccAATCTCTGGGGATGGGACCCAGGACAACATACCAGGGCTGCCATCCGGCAGACTTCATCCTTCGGGGACAAACCCTTCAAATGTTCTGAATGTTGGAAAAGCTTCAATAATAGTTCTCATCTTCGAACTCACCAGAGGACCCACTCAGGAGAAAAACCTTATAAATGTTCTGAGTGTCGGAAATGCTTCAGTAACAGCTCTCACCTGATTCAGCATCTGAGAACACACACAGGTGAGAAGCCCTACCAGTGTGGCGAATGTGGGAAAAGCTTCAGCAACACCTCCCATCTTATTATCCATGAAAGAACTCACACgggagagaaaccctataaatgtCCTGAGTGTGGGAAGAGTTTCAGTAGCAGCTCTCACCTTATTCAGCATCACAGATCACATACAGGTGAAAAACCATATGAATGTCCGGTTTGTGGGAAATGCTTCAGCCACAGTTATGTCCTAGTAGAACATCAGAGGACccacactggagaaaaaccttATAAGTGCCCCGACTGTGGGAAGAGTTTTAGTCAGAGTTCTAGTCTGATTCGCCACCAGCGGACACACACAGGTGAGAAGCCCTACAAATGTCCTGAGTGTGGAAAAAGCTTTGGTTGCAATTCTACTTTAATAAAGCATCAGAGAATACATACAGGAGAAAAACCCTATCAGTGTACAGAATGTGGGAAGAATTTCAGTCGAAGTTCAAACCTTATAACACACCGGAAGATGCACACAGGTGAGAAATCCTATGAAACGTCTGAATATGAAGCAAGTTTGAGTCAGAACTGCAGTGTGATAGACGAATGCAGAATCCAGccaggagagaaaccatataaatgtTGTGAATGTGGAAAGAGTTTTGGCCTTAGCTCCCACCTCATAAGACATCAGAGAACACATACAGGAGAAAAACCTTACAGATGTTCTGAGTGTTGGAAAACTTTTAGTCAGAGTTCCACCCTGGTGATTCACCAAAGGAcgcacacaggagagaaaccatataaatgtCCTGACTGTGGTGAGTGCTTCAGTCAAAGCTTTAACCTTATCAGGCATCGGAGGACCCACATAGGAGAAAAACCTTACAAATGTACTGACTGTGAGAAATGCTTCAGCAGAAGTGCCTACCTCATTCAGCATCGgaaaattcatatagaaaagtCTTCTGCGTCTCCTGAAGTTGAAGATTTTCCTCATGAATGGACTTGGAAAAACTGTTCTGGGGAAATGGCTCTTATCTCTTCATTTTCAGTCCCAAATTCATCTCCgtcctga